The following is a genomic window from Patagioenas fasciata isolate bPatFas1 chromosome 1, bPatFas1.hap1, whole genome shotgun sequence.
TGTCAAAACCAACTTATTTTGTAGCATCACACAGTAAAAAGTGCCTTTTTAGTGATGAACTCTGGTATTTTGAACACTGCCTATTAGACAAAATGTACCATACACAGTATGGTGACACCCTGAGCCAGCAGTGAAATTCTTGTATGTAGGTGTGTGTGTTAGGTGTGTTTCTCCACACCCCCTCCATTCAAACAGTGTGTAGAATGCAAATAAAGAGAAATCCTCACTGCAGAGGGTGTGTGGCTGATGTAATGCTTACAGGGTGATACTACCCGATGGGCAGTGTACGAAGTTTCATGCTGTATTTAAGACTTTCATGTGCCATGCTCTTGTGTTAAGAGTAAAATATTTGGGTGCGGAAGCGTAGAATAAACATGAAGGAAACTATTCTATTTATTCATAGCAAGAGAAGCTTTCAGACCTGTAAAAAAGGAGCCATAAAGAAGAGGGGGAAATGATTGAGAAGCAAATCTGTGCTCCATAGGACAAGAAACTGGGGGTTACATTTCTGCAAGGGAGATCTAAATTAGGCATTGGGAGAGTTGAATGCTGGGATTGGTTGTATGAGAAAGCATGAGGAGACAATTTTCCAGGCTGTGTAATAATGTTTTGAAGGTAAATATGGCCAGCATGGTTAAGTACAACTGGAAGAGAGGCAGAACAGGTAGGACTCAGTGTAACTGACTTCCCTGTTTAGTAAAAGTCCTCAGAAGATTCCTTTGAAAGAAACTGGGACTGAGGAAGCTCAGATGGCTAGTGAATAATTCTGACAAGTTTCATCTTTAGGTTGAAATTGTGGTCATTGATTGTAGCAAAATGAAGTTTTGGATTATACTGATACAAATGAATATGTTTTTCCTTCCAAATTAAAGTGCTAATCTCTAGAACATAGTATTTCTAGAGATGACAAGTATCTGGGCAGGGTTTGTTGGTAATATTAAAGCAGTTTCACTACAAGTTGACTATCACGTCTGTCTCCTCAATGTCCCAGGTATCTTCCCAGATATCTGAAGTTATGTGTGTGGTttggggctccccagtacaagagagaaatGGAGactctggagagagtccagcaaaagGCCACTAAGATgaggaagggagtggagcatctctcctataaaGAAAGGCTGGTAAGGCTGGGACCAtctagcctggagaagagaaggctcaggggaccCCATCAGTGTGTTCAAATACCTGAAGGGGAGGGTATAAAGCAGATGGAGACATGGTcacttcagtggtgcccagtgcccgGAGTACAGACAGTGGGTACAAACTAGAAGACAGAAGGGTCTgtttgaacatcaggaaacactctTTTCCTGTGAGGGTGGCTGAGCgctgacacaggttgcccagaaaggttgtggagtctacatccttggaggtattcaaaagtcatctggacatggtcctgggcatccagctctaggtggccctgcttgcacagggggggttggaccagatgaccctccagaggtccctgcaatCTCAGCCAGTCTGTGGAGCAATTCCAAATCAGATTAGTAGCATTTACAACAGGACTGCTTAAAGCACTGACTTCACTATGAAGTCGTATCTCTCCCTTATGTTTTTCATGCCGTCACTGAAGGCTTCAGACATCAGCCCACTTATTTCATCTGTTGTTCCAGAATCAGTGAAAGTATATGCAAAATTTCCTACTTGAAACATGTAGTAGGCACAGTGACATGGTCACAGCATTACCTTTGCAGAACAGGATCTTTACTGTACCCTTCCTTTCCAGGTGGTTGGAGGCAAGGTGAAGAAACCAGGCAAGCGAGGACGTAAACCAGCCAAAATAGACTTGAAGGCAAAACTTGAAAGAAGTCGTCAGAGTGCAAGAGAGTGCAGAGCCAGGAAGAAGCTGAGGTACCAGTACCTGGAAGAGCTGGTTTCAAGCAGAGAGCGAGCCATCTGTGCTCTCAGAGAAGAGCTTGAAATGGTAAGAAACTGTCATTTAAGATAACCCTCAGTTTTATTTGGGACTTGTCCTTGTGGACGTTTGTTCTCGAAATCACTGTGACAGAGAGTGGGATTTTGCTAGTCAGAAGGTATCAAAACATCAGTAACAGATGCCTTCAGCTGTTTGCCTACTCTGCATGTTGAATATGAACCTCGTGTCATAAGTCATCTGCTAGTTTTGAACTGGAAGCAAACAAAGTGCCATTGTGTATGAGTCTGTCTTTGAAATGTTGGTTTTGGAAAACCTCTGACAGAGGTAGAACTAGGCAGAGGGTGGAAAGAAATGTGCAACATATATCCACAGTGTGTCATTTCTTCCTGCAGACCTTTGTCTCTGTTGGGGTGGTTGATTCTTGCAGCATGTTCTCTGTATAGATGGTTTCACAGCTGTCCGGTTTCCCAGCATGGATGAGTATTTTGGCCAAACAAGCTTCATTAACCAAAGAGAATGTTTCATCTGGACATATAGACACTCAGCTCCTCAGTGATATTGAGATACCATTAAGATTTCATTATAGCTGAGGATGTTTCCTTGACCTTGCTTTAGGTTTGTTGGAACAGGCAGGGCTCATCACCACAAAtgaatagggttagggttgggtggAAAGTCAGCCAACAGACCACAGGTTTTTCAGCATGCTTCAGGGCTTGGCAAGAATTTAAGATGAGGGAACTAGGAATAAGGCACATGTGCAGTAACCATGCCTTGCACAATCAGAAAGGACCTCTTAATAGTTGATCAGCCCCAGAGTCATgggaaatatttggttttaataggCCATGAACTGGAACGGTATTCTGGCATGCCAGCAGCGAGAAAATGCACAAAGTGTTCCATGTTGTTTAATAATTACAGTATTGTGTCTAGTACTGCCACTGAGTAGCAGTTTATTGACTGAAGCAGGATTTACTGAGGCCAGGTATGCAACCATGGACACGTGCTTAGCTCATTAGTGCTCTGCAGTTTTGTAAGAGGCTTCAGCCCAGTAAATTCAAACCCTAAATGAATATACTGGAAGGTAGAGATTACAGCTTTGTTTTGTCTGCTAATGTGATCCTGGCAGTTTGCTAATGCCTAATGTGTTTGCATATTTCAGTACAAGCAGTGGTGCATGGCGATGGACCAAGGGAAAatcccctctgaaataaaagcccTGCTAACTGGGGAGGAGCAAGGCAAAGCACAGCAGAACTCAGCCAAACTTGCCAAGGCTGGGAAGACAGAAGCAAACAGCAGCAATCCCTGTGAGTATCCAGGCTATGATTAATTCCTATTTTGTTACATCTTTTGTGGTGTAGGAGGATGGCTGTGGTGTGGGAAGAAACATAAGGATGTGCTTTTGGGCACAAATAGTTGATTGAAGCAAAGGTCTTAGTGGGTGGTACAAAGACTCTGTGTAATGTTTACATGGTCAACACAGAAATTACACTAGCTAGGAAGCTGGGCAGTTATTTTAAAAGAAGACTCAATCTTTGTGTTTCACTAAGGCCTGTGGAGACCTGTGAAGACCTGAGACCTTCATCTTTTACAGCATTTTCTGTATTCCTAATGCAAGGTAAATGGAGCACATAAAACATAATTGAATTTCAAAAACTCCATCAAGAAAACATGATTCTAGCTGCAAGTGCTCAAAtattagaaatgctgaaattgtGATTTCCTATGGAGTCTTCTTTCTGCCTCATTTGTGCTTGTGCAAGGAATGAAATAAAGTTCTTCTGGGGATTGAAAGGTGAAAAGATCACGTGATATAGAGTCATATTCTTGATACATACATGCAAAAGAACACAAGGGGTAGCATGGACAATTCTGTATCTCACATCtactatttttgaaatatttcatgCTGCAGGCTAAATTACACTTTACtgtaagttttaaaaaaataaataaattcctaaCTTGGTATTTTTAAGAAACTATgtgaaaaccacatttttaacTGTAACAATCTTCCCCCATGGTGCATCATTCACAGGAGGCCAATGCAGAACCTTCAGCACTGCAGCAGCAATAGCTTGGTAGCTGGCAGAAGAATGCTGTTGTCAGAGAAGTGGATGCATCCCCAGGTGCAGGGGAAGGATCCCAGTCCGCTGTCTTCTCTTTGCTCCTCCTCACATGAAACTCTTTGATTGTGGTGTTCCTAAGCCTGTGTGgagtggggttttggggtaacaggtgtttgtgtaagcagAGCCTTGTTCTTCCTTTCTCTAAACCACCCTCCCCAGATACAGCTATGGCAGCTTTTGGGCATTCCCAATAAGAGATGGGGGCAGGTTTTCTAATTAGACTGCCTTTGAGGTCAGTAGTTGCGTTGTGGCAGTCTGAGAGGTTCTGTAAAACAAAAGCGAGAGGAGAATTTCGTAACAGCTTTGCTAAAACAGAATGGAGTACTGTAGGTCAAGGAGAAGGAACTGGATGAAAAGCTTTAAGAAGGAAGGTTTATAGTAATGTAATTTCTAACCTGAAAGATGTTGCTTTCAGCATCCTTTTATAATGTAGCACGTCTTTTACGTTACTGGGACTCATAAGGAGAGGTACTAGATCTATTCCCCACTTCTGCCCATAACTTCTTCGCAAGATGTATTTCCCATCGCCCATGCTCCTGGTAAGACAGTCAAAGGATGTCCTTCCACCTCGCTTCCAGCTGTGGAACAACTGCAGGTTCCTCAAACCCGTTGTGCCCTGGTGTCTTTATCTACCTACACTTTGGGCCCTGGTATCTTTCTAGCCTGCAACTTAATATGAATTCTGCTGTGCTATCCTGGCTTTCCAGGCAAGGATAATGCCAAGAACTGGTAGCaaggagaacaggttgtgtcAGTTTGGTTTTATGATGAGACGTGATGGCAGAAGTCTTGTGGGCTGACTTACTCATCCCAGATATTGACAGATAACCTGCCACTTTCCTTAGACCGCTCTTTCTCCTGTATCAGCAGCTTTTGCGTTTATATGATGGAATGAGGAGAGTGTGACTCTTGGGATTTTTAGTGGGGGTTTTGCTTGCTtattctctgttttgtttgtgaCAATGTCTTTCTCTGTATTTTATGAAATGCATGGAAAATTTTTTAatcatgttttcttctttgttacaTAGAATAAATATTATAATGAATGACTTTGCGAGACTGAATGTTGCCTTTTTATTGAACTAATTGGGTCTGTTTAGTGTTACCGCAATTCAGGATTAGTTGAAAGCACTGAAAATTATGAAGTGCTGTATTTCAGTGTACAGCACAGTTATTTTCAGAATTCCATTCTGAGCACTCATATTAATCCTTAAGGCATAGTTTTAAGTTTATTCTTTAGGCTGTCCACACGTGTCCTTAGTTAACAATTGCTAAAAATGTTGCATATTAGGAAAGGTTAAGTAACACTGAAGCAAAGATGGGGACGATATGAGGGTTCCACTGCACACCCTGTATTTTAAGCTCTGAACTGCAGTTTGTCCTGAAAGTTGGCAACAAAGCCAACCCATAAGTTTGGGGATTTTACTTCTGTTGAATGCTTGTCTGTCCTTTTTCTGGattctctggaggaaaaaaaaaaaactagatcAGATGCCCATAACTGTACTCTGTGAACTTTGCAGTTGGATTTTGTAACATGATCATGCCATaagtttaatatattatttttgatCAGAATTAGACTTACACTGTCTAGTTTCAAATGTAAACTATGTATTGTAATTAAACATGTATTTCGAAGGTTATGTGTATATTTAAGTGTCTTTTATGAATCAGTGATGTAGAAAACATGTAGAGGAGTTACCGTATGCATGACCAGAACAGCTCCACTCCGCACTAGGTTATGCAACAAATGCAGCTCTGATTGCACCACAAATACACCACTTGATCTCTTCCCTCCGCTCtttctttatttccctttctGTGATACCAAACTTCTCAGGAGTTTTCTTTTATAAGGGAAATGAGGAGCTGGAATTTCTCATTGTGACGGACAGGAGTTTTCATCTGTTCCTCATCCCAGTGCCTCCTGCCCTCTGGCTTAGCCAGCAGTTGGCATCACAGGATTGTGTTTGGCAAACCAGTTCTGAGGCACAAATAGTGGCATCCATGTTTTAACAGGTATTTTGTGCTTCATGCAAATGGGGCAGGAGGCACGTTGCAGCCTCCATCATCTTAGACAGTTTGTGTTTGTCCTGCAAGTCAAAATTTAAGTGCGACACAGAGTTAAGAGATTCTAACTGGAATCTTCCAACATTCTCTAGATGCTGTAGTTCATAATGAAAAGCAGGATTCCTGGTAACAATCGTTAGATGGATAAAGTTCTTTGGCTTCCATCATGTTGCAGACTGTGCTATGTTATAAATGTTCTGGGCTCAAAGGACTCCCAGAGATACATCTATTTTGGAGTTTGAAGTGTAGTAGTTCCCCTTGAAAACCAACAGGAATGTTCGTAATTCATGCTCATTTGATACTCTAGTGTTTACAGTCTTCATCTACATTGAGGGGGCTCCTAGAAGTGATGCAACCAGCTAGGGGTCTCATCTGGTACCTTAAATAATGGAGGATGGTTTATCCTCTCTTTGTGTAAGCTGGGCACAGCCTTCCACACGTTTCTTCTGCAGGGAGTGTGTGCAGCTGGTTCCCTCCCCCAAGAACTGAAGAAAGGAAGTAAGCCTGGAAATGCTTCATTTTCCCACTTGCCATGGATATCTAACGGTCAGCTAGAACCACTTGCCCAGCTAAAAGTGGGTGTCATTTGGAAACTAGCCAGAGTCTTCAAAAAATGCTGTCTATAGGATCTGGTGTTCATAACAATGCCAGGACTCTGCTACAATAAGGTGTAGTCAGGTAGAACTCAGTTgatcatagactcattttggttggaagagacccttgagatcctcaagtccaaccataatgatGCTGATGGAGTAAGCACTGTACAGGTGTACTAATGCTTTTGGAGAATTTAACGCAAGGATTTACCAGATAGTGAAAAACTTGACAAGATGTAATAAATCTTATCTTTTTAATCCCAAATCTGTGCCCGGGgcataaaatcctgaaaaataaagcagatctattttaaactgagattggacatggctcttagtgccatgatctagtaaatgggctgaagttggaccaagggttggacttgatgatctctgaggtcttttccaacctagccaattctgtgattctgtgattctgtgacaggctTCTCACTTAACTGAGAACTTTTTGTGATTATATGtgttaaaaacaaccaaccaaaaaaacttaAATCATGGTCAGCTTTTGTAATCTGATAAGAACAAGTGTTTGCCCAAGAACCTGCATTCTATTAAGTGCTTTTCAAAAGACTATTATATCAGAGGTGTTTGGTTGTGGTTCTTTTTAATGTATTAGATACCTTTCAAAAAGCTTTTCTCAGCAGCTGAAACCAGGATTCGCTTTGGGAGAGTCCCTGTGACTGACTTGGTTTTGCTTTTATCCACTTCTATATTTAAGGGTGAAGATTAATCTACATCAATAATTAATCTAGTTCATCTTGGCATCCcatgaagaaaatgagaagatTTGGCATCACAGGTCCATTTACTGCTTTCCAATAAATGATAATGTCTATAATTAGCTGTAAAATTACTGTTAATAGAAGGACCAAATGTGGGCCAAATGTTTGAGACTAGCTTAAAAATGTAGATAAAtcaagaggaaaaactgaaataaGGACCCTACTCCTCGCTGTACTTTAAGAGTTACAGCATGAGTGACAGAGGATTGGGTGATGTAGAAATCCCTGCAGTAGGTGAGAAGTTGAGTGTCCTGCTGTTAGTGCCACTTAGCATTGATTTCTCTGTAAGTTATGTCAATAACTGAATTTCTTGTATGAGCCTGTTGTGGATTTGTGTGAGTAAACAGATGCTTCTAATCTGCAATAAAGTCTGAGGTGTCTCATACTGAATAGCGCATCAGTGGACTAAAATTCAACTTATGCTGTATTTATTTAATGTATGGATTTGTATATGTAGATGTAGAATTTGTAGTGTCACTTATAGCCATCGCCTTAAGCAATTTCTGCAAAGGCTGTTTCTTCATATTATTTATactattatttgtattttctttatcttATACACTTTAAATTGTAACTAGAAAATGCTGTCAATCATCAGCTAATGCCTTTCAACaacacttcatttaaaaaaaaaaaaaatctaaacaactgactttcagtttctttttttcctttttaaaaagctctTGGGAGGTGGAAATTTTGCTTCTGTAGCTCGTGCAAGATTAGCCctgcttttttgtgtgtctgCCTGAAACTCACTAGTGGTATATCAGTGCTACTAACACTAGTGGCTGCTTCAAGCAATTATTGCATTTGATCTCGGTCTACTAGGGTGGGTAATGCTGACATTCTTAACTATGCTGCAGCTGTGACAGGTATTCtgatgatgaaatgaatttttgaGTGAAAGACTACAAGTGGATTATTAAACGTGGTTTGATGAGATGGGGGTTTCAATGTGAATAAAAATAGCTTGCTatgaaaggtgatttttttccatACCTTCTTTTTCATTGCAACTTTCAAAACACATTTTGATCAAGTTGTATGGCGACAGCAACGCTGCATATTCCTGTGGGACAGTATACCAGCAGTGTTCTCCAGCTTCACTCTCTCCTTATGTGGCATCCTCTGGTGTAAGAACAATTCTTTCCTACTCCCTATGAAACATAATAGATCCTGCTGTGTTGCTAGGTcagtgttttctgttttaaattttggggcattttctttcctctcccctaATCAGTACTTTGAAATCTCccacttttcagtctgcattccTTTTTccctacagaaaaaaaagtgtcttcTGTGAATCTCCTTTCTTTCCTAAGTGGTCCGGCAGCTATTTTCAAAATCCAGCAAGTGTTCCTTTTCCAGAGGACTGCATAAAAACATGAGTTATTCAGTGGCTTCTCTCTGCCTTCACACACACGCTGTACCACACCCAACAGCTCGCACTGAACACCCCTTCTGCATTTTAATCTCTGGGTAACATCAGTGCAAATACCCCTTCTGCATCGCAAGCTCTTAATAGCTTTGTAGCTCAGGACCTACTTCTCCTTTCTCCGCACAGCCTAGCAGGAGCAGTGCTGATATCAGCTCACCCCAAAGTGGTTTTTAGCTTGTTCTGGCGTTCTCCTGTTTAGCTGTATGATCaggaggaaggcaaggcaaggctgttaGCAAACGGCAATGGCAACATTGCCTGGTTGTAGATGTTGGGCATGTATTGAAGCGGTTCTGCTACTCAGCAAGTTGCAAGCCTTCTTTCACTCCAAACATTGAGATTTGGATTATTCTGTTACTGATATTTCTGTAAAATTCCGGGTTGCCTGGCATTTTTACCAGTGacagtattttcaaataaaagggTAAGTTCAGCTGGGATTTACGTACCTGAAACACTCTCTGAAGATAAGGGGGCAATTCATTTGCGAGAGAAAATTTTGACCCCAAAGCCTTTACCTCATGAACATAAACCAGAAGAGGTTTCATCAAAGTAAACAGAATAACAGTTTTCCATTTAAACCTACAATCCTGTCTGGGATCTCAGGCAGACCAAAGGAAAGGAGGCATTACCAGGATTTCTGATCAGCTAATTACTCTTGTGATGGGTATTTTGTGTAAACTTTCACAATCTGATAGCTCGGTTATACTGCAGGGATCTATCAATGAGAACAGAGAGCATTACCATTCTCTCTTCACCAAGCTGCATTTCTCATGACTTTATACTTAGGGTTTCTCATCTTCTGAAATAAATGAGCAATTAGCTTTTTAATTACTAGTATACCAATGGAACCAAAGTGGACTGCTGTGAATGTTTGAGAAACAACCAATTAACTACTTCAGCTTTCTGGATTTACGTGATCTTGTGTCTTTTTGTGGTCGCCACTTAATATTGACAGCATTTCAATCCAGTACCACTAAAGGAGTGGCATTGTTAATGGAGTCGATATTGTCTACACATGCCGGTGGATAAAAAAGGCTGACTGACAGCTGGAGAACGAGGTTAAAGGTTGTCTGTTTTAATCCCCTGAACTTCTCTCTCATGGAATGAGCACAGTTGCAGTTGTGTGGATGTattaatgaaaaaacaaaacgtAGGCAGAATGATGAATGGCCTCTTGTGATTGCTTGCATTCACCCTGCATTTTTTCTGAATCATACTCTTTGGATGAAGTAAGTCctataaacaaaacaaatgtgCCTGTTATTAACA
Proteins encoded in this region:
- the CREBL2 gene encoding cAMP-responsive element-binding protein-like 2 isoform X2; amino-acid sequence: MDDSKVVGGKVKKPGKRGRKPAKIDLKAKLERSRQSARECRARKKLRYQYLEELVSSRERAICALREELEMYKQWCMAMDQGKIPSEIKALLTGEEQGKAQQNSAKLAKAGKTEANSSNPLNEEPVLYRVPN
- the CREBL2 gene encoding cAMP-responsive element-binding protein-like 2 isoform X1, producing the protein MTARYLPRYLKLCVWFGAPQYKREMETLERVQQKATKMRKGVEHLSYKERLVVGGKVKKPGKRGRKPAKIDLKAKLERSRQSARECRARKKLRYQYLEELVSSRERAICALREELEMYKQWCMAMDQGKIPSEIKALLTGEEQGKAQQNSAKLAKAGKTEANSSNP